A region from the Leptolyngbya iicbica LK genome encodes:
- a CDS encoding cob(I)yrinic acid a,c-diamide adenosyltransferase, whose protein sequence is MVRTGIGIRTAQLHNERLAGQIHVYDGEGKGKSQVALGVVLRSIGLGIQNFMESRVLLLRFLKGPGRTYDEDAAIEALQRGFPHLIDQVRTGRAEFFGPEGITKFDRMEAQRGWDVAKGAIASGLYSVVVLDEINPVIDLGLLSVEDVVRSLKNKPEHLEVIATGRGAPAPLVEIANLHSEMKPQRLQNMDFPGIEGVEIYTGDGKGKSTSALGKALQAIGRGISQDQSHRVLIMQWLKGGQGYTEDAAISALRKSYPNLVDHQRCGRDAIVWRGQQQEIDYVEAERGWELACTAIASGLYKTIILDELNPTVDLELLPEDPIVQALLRKPRDTEVIITGRCKNPPAYFELASTHSEVFNHKHYAENGVDLKRGVDY, encoded by the coding sequence ATGGTCAGAACTGGCATCGGAATTCGCACCGCACAGCTCCACAATGAGCGCTTAGCCGGCCAAATTCACGTCTACGATGGCGAGGGTAAGGGCAAATCGCAGGTGGCGTTGGGGGTGGTACTGCGCTCCATTGGGCTCGGCATTCAAAATTTTATGGAAAGCCGGGTGCTGTTGCTGCGGTTTTTGAAAGGGCCAGGGCGCACCTATGACGAGGACGCAGCGATTGAGGCGTTGCAGCGGGGGTTTCCCCATTTGATTGATCAGGTGCGCACGGGGCGGGCAGAGTTTTTTGGTCCCGAAGGCATTACTAAGTTTGACCGCATGGAAGCCCAGCGGGGCTGGGATGTTGCTAAAGGCGCGATCGCGTCGGGGCTGTATTCAGTAGTGGTGCTGGACGAAATTAATCCGGTAATCGACCTGGGGCTGCTGTCGGTTGAGGATGTGGTGCGATCGCTGAAAAATAAACCAGAGCATTTAGAAGTCATCGCCACTGGACGCGGGGCGCCCGCCCCCTTGGTGGAAATCGCCAATCTGCATTCCGAAATGAAGCCCCAGCGGCTGCAGAATATGGACTTTCCAGGCATTGAAGGAGTCGAGATTTACACCGGGGACGGCAAGGGCAAATCGACGAGCGCGTTGGGCAAGGCCCTGCAGGCGATCGGGCGGGGCATCAGTCAAGATCAGTCCCACCGTGTGCTCATCATGCAGTGGCTCAAAGGTGGGCAAGGCTATACCGAAGATGCGGCGATCTCGGCCTTGCGCAAGAGTTATCCCAACCTGGTGGATCATCAGCGCTGCGGCCGCGATGCGATTGTCTGGCGTGGTCAGCAGCAAGAAATTGATTACGTCGAAGCGGAGCGGGGATGGGAACTGGCCTGTACCGCGATCGCTTCGGGCCTCTATAAGACCATCATTTTGGATGAATTGAATCCCACCGTTGACCTAGAGCTGCTGCCTGAGGATCCCATCGTACAGGCGCTATTGCGCAAGCCTCGGGATACAGAAGTCATTATTACCGGACGTTGCAAAAATCCTCCCGCGTATTTTGAGCTGGCGAGCACTCACTCTGAAGTGTTTAACCACAAGCACTATGCGGAAAATGGAGTCGATCTTAAACGGGGTGTTGATTATTGA
- the fraC gene encoding filament integrity protein FraC: protein MPFSLLDNAAVLPLRAIVFQCLLLLVAIALEAQVLRKQLQLGYQPSIRYAASLNLLTVVLGWMAFFSMESILPTDLRRQLISYVLFGNFYVNGLASNLGILIVVAGLVTFFVTFWLKVIGLEGLTWALGNPIAPRNTEENKNRYRYRRSPQQKTNSPHILAVLQANALSFTAILLLLVLRYGVTQRL from the coding sequence ATGCCGTTTTCTTTGCTCGATAACGCTGCGGTGTTGCCCCTGCGGGCAATCGTTTTTCAGTGTTTGCTGCTGCTGGTGGCGATCGCCCTCGAAGCCCAGGTACTGCGAAAACAGTTGCAACTTGGCTATCAACCCAGCATCCGCTATGCGGCCAGCCTGAATCTGCTGACGGTAGTTTTGGGGTGGATGGCGTTTTTTAGTATGGAATCGATCTTGCCGACGGATCTACGCCGGCAATTGATCAGCTACGTTTTATTCGGCAATTTTTACGTTAACGGGTTGGCCAGTAACCTGGGCATCTTGATCGTGGTCGCCGGATTAGTCACGTTTTTTGTCACCTTTTGGCTCAAGGTCATTGGGTTAGAAGGGCTCACTTGGGCTTTGGGAAATCCCATCGCGCCTAGAAATACGGAAGAAAATAAAAATCGCTACCGCTATCGGCGATCGCCCCAACAAAAAACCAACTCCCCGCACATCTTGGCAGTACTGCAAGCGAATGCCTTAAGCTTTACCGCCATTTTGCTGCTCTTAGTGCTGCGTTACGGAGTGACCCAGCGACTATGA
- a CDS encoding DUF5357 family protein produces the protein MIKFLQGLWARISGFLFPADYYAWQTLIYLGIFSFTMSWVARLTVGKGFTVNLIATGGWLFFALGIGWFLEEAKVRFFGIPVAPWVMGAIACLYIFGIMPWGSWEVGLMSWPLISVAIIAVPSFLTWELQPKLPPPPVRQQLILLTLLALLFSNWFQLYFRLQTWFDSYPSLLADDFARSGFVFRASEPPAEKARGIVLLTSAETEITKELDNTPWPYVERWLLGLDERLATIENSTVASLTSPQESDLWQLQAVSDALENGSYVLNLMALWSGPASTQDGYYLTKTCVVQPRTVVAATPDTPPGEQPPPMARVECDLATPKTAGRPTLPSVSN, from the coding sequence ATGATCAAGTTTCTGCAAGGCCTCTGGGCGCGCATTTCCGGCTTCTTGTTTCCGGCTGACTATTACGCCTGGCAAACTCTGATTTATCTGGGCATCTTTTCGTTCACGATGTCCTGGGTAGCGCGGCTGACCGTCGGTAAGGGCTTCACCGTCAACCTCATCGCGACCGGCGGCTGGCTCTTTTTTGCCCTGGGCATTGGCTGGTTTTTAGAAGAAGCGAAAGTCCGCTTTTTTGGCATTCCCGTTGCGCCTTGGGTCATGGGGGCGATCGCCTGTCTCTATATCTTTGGCATCATGCCCTGGGGCTCTTGGGAAGTTGGGCTGATGTCCTGGCCCTTAATATCCGTCGCCATCATTGCCGTCCCCTCGTTTTTGACCTGGGAGCTGCAACCCAAACTGCCACCGCCTCCAGTCCGCCAGCAACTCATTCTTCTGACCTTGTTGGCCTTGCTGTTTAGCAACTGGTTTCAACTGTACTTTCGGCTGCAAACCTGGTTCGACAGCTACCCCAGTTTGCTCGCCGACGACTTTGCCCGGAGTGGTTTCGTCTTTCGCGCCTCGGAACCGCCCGCCGAAAAGGCTCGGGGCATTGTGCTACTGACCTCAGCCGAAACCGAAATCACTAAAGAACTTGACAACACTCCCTGGCCCTACGTCGAGCGCTGGCTCCTGGGGCTAGACGAACGCCTCGCCACCATTGAAAACAGCACCGTCGCCTCGTTAACCTCGCCCCAAGAGAGCGATTTATGGCAACTACAAGCGGTTAGCGATGCCCTCGAAAACGGCAGCTATGTGCTCAACTTAATGGCGCTATGGTCGGGGCCAGCCTCGACCCAAGACGGCTATTATTTGACCAAAACCTGCGTTGTGCAGCCGCGCACCGTTGTGGCCGCCACGCCTGACACACCCCCCGGTGAACAACCGCCCCCCATGGCTCGGGTAGAATGTGACCTGGCCACCCCCAAAACAGCAGGTCGCCCAACGTTGCCCTCAGTCTCCAATTAA
- a CDS encoding glycoside hydrolase family 10 protein, whose protein sequence is MKGFRYFGLTILTALWLGLSQGSLWALPFGYPPDSGTPAPVPTAPSTPAHSPQRELRGVWLTNIDSAVLFSRQSVEHGLQQLADFHFNTVYPVVWNWGYTLYPSQIAEREIGYAQGLYPDFDGIGRNEELEAAQGDRDMLQEVITIGHQHHLTVIPWFEFGFMAPAKSPLAERHPDWLTQKRGALPAAQFSQEGDHNRVWLNPFHPHVQRFMLELLGELAENYDIDGIQFDDHFSLPVEFGYDPYTVSLYQREHGGQSPPANYSDPEWVRWRADKITDLMDLIFRTIKARRPNAVISISPNPAYFAYHYSLQDWPRWRDLGYVEELVVQVYRASLDSFRHTLRDRTLYDANRHVPTSIGILTGLRNAPVSASLIHQQVQTARSMGFQGVSFFFYESLWQVAPGETLSDRTRALQQLFAQPQPRAQI, encoded by the coding sequence ATGAAAGGGTTTCGCTATTTCGGACTAACAATATTGACGGCCCTGTGGCTGGGACTGAGTCAAGGGTCACTGTGGGCCTTGCCGTTTGGCTATCCTCCGGATAGCGGCACGCCAGCCCCTGTGCCGACAGCACCGTCAACACCAGCCCACTCCCCCCAGAGAGAGCTGCGCGGCGTTTGGCTGACCAACATCGACAGCGCCGTACTCTTTTCACGGCAGTCGGTAGAACATGGCCTTCAGCAACTCGCCGATTTCCATTTCAATACCGTTTACCCCGTTGTCTGGAATTGGGGATATACGCTATATCCCAGCCAAATTGCCGAGCGCGAAATTGGCTATGCCCAGGGACTTTATCCCGATTTTGATGGCATCGGTCGCAATGAGGAACTGGAAGCCGCCCAGGGCGATCGCGACATGCTGCAAGAAGTGATCACCATCGGCCATCAACACCATCTCACCGTAATCCCCTGGTTCGAGTTTGGCTTTATGGCTCCGGCCAAATCGCCCTTAGCAGAACGTCATCCTGACTGGCTAACGCAAAAGCGCGGTGCCTTACCCGCCGCCCAATTTTCGCAAGAAGGTGACCACAACCGCGTTTGGCTAAATCCGTTTCATCCCCATGTGCAGCGCTTCATGCTGGAACTGTTGGGCGAGCTCGCCGAGAACTATGACATCGACGGCATTCAATTTGACGATCACTTCAGCCTGCCCGTGGAATTTGGCTACGACCCCTATACGGTGAGCCTGTATCAGCGCGAACATGGCGGCCAGTCGCCCCCCGCCAATTACAGTGATCCGGAATGGGTACGATGGCGGGCCGACAAGATCACCGACTTGATGGATCTCATCTTTCGTACCATCAAAGCCCGACGCCCCAATGCGGTGATTTCCATCTCGCCCAACCCTGCTTATTTTGCTTATCATTACTCGCTGCAAGATTGGCCCCGGTGGCGCGATCTGGGCTACGTCGAAGAGCTAGTGGTGCAGGTCTATCGCGCCAGTTTGGATAGCTTTCGGCACACCTTGCGCGATCGCACCCTCTACGATGCCAACCGCCACGTGCCCACCAGCATCGGCATTCTCACCGGCTTACGCAATGCACCTGTGTCCGCATCGCTAATCCACCAACAGGTACAAACGGCCCGTTCAATGGGCTTTCAAGGCGTCTCGTTCTTCTTTTATGAATCCTTATGGCAGGTGGCGCCAGGGGAAACATTGAGCGATCGCACCCGTGCCTTACAGCAGCTCTTTGCCCAGCCCCAACCCCGCGCACAGATTTAA
- a CDS encoding histidine triad nucleotide-binding protein, which produces MSTDTIFGKIIRREIPADIVYEDDLCLAFRDISPQAPTHVLLIPKKPIPKLSDATSDDKELLGHMMVTLKALAEQLGIAEDGYRVVINTGTDGGQTVFHLHMHLLGGRSLQWPPG; this is translated from the coding sequence ATGAGTACAGACACGATTTTCGGCAAAATCATCCGCCGCGAGATCCCCGCTGACATCGTGTATGAAGACGATCTCTGTCTGGCGTTTCGCGACATTTCGCCTCAAGCGCCCACCCATGTGCTCCTCATTCCGAAAAAGCCGATTCCCAAGTTGTCAGACGCCACCAGTGACGACAAAGAGCTGCTAGGCCACATGATGGTGACCCTCAAAGCCTTAGCAGAGCAACTGGGCATTGCCGAAGACGGCTATCGCGTGGTGATCAACACGGGCACTGATGGCGGTCAGACGGTCTTTCACTTGCACATGCATTTGCTCGGTGGGCGATCGCTGCAATGGCCTCCAGGCTAA